From Alteromonas sp. BL110:
TGGTGTAGCCGTTTTTCGTTCAATAGTTTGGCGTCTATTTTATTAATAATCCTTTCTATCTTTTTTACCGCTGACTTAGGCTTCAGCACATTCTCTTTCTCATCCCCAACCCTCGCCTTTGCAGTTAATGCTATTCATCTTCTATTCATGGTAAGACGTTTATTCTGCGACAATCGCTTATCCTATCGCAGACAATGTTAACCTTATCGCGTACTAATACTTTGTTGTAAAACAGGTCCTAGTTAAGCGAATAAGGCTGTGATAATCTCAACATTGATAATCGTTTATTAATACAGGATCATAATCCATGAAAAAGTTTGCAGTAATGTTTGTCATGGCAATACTTTTGCCTTTAACAGCTTGCGCTCAAGAGCCGGCGTCTAAATGGAAAGAAGGCACGCACTATAAAGTGCTTGATAAAGAAGCCACAGATAAACCAGTAATTACTGAGTACTTCTCATTTTGGTGCCCGCATTGCTTCCAATTTGAGCCAATCGTTGCACAAATTAAAGAGAAGAAAAGCGACGGTACTAAGTTCAATAAAGTACACGTAAACTTTATGCGCTTTACCGGCCCCGAAGTTCAGGACGATGCGACCAAAGCCATGCTTATTGCTCGCGCAATGAAGCAAGAAGACGCAATGAACAATGCTATCTTTAACTATATTCATAAGCAGCGTGCGTCTATCACAGGGCTGAAAGACCTTCGCAACATCTTTGTTGTTAACGGCGTAGACGGCGCAGAGTTTGACAAAATGGCTAAGAGCTTCGGCGTTAACAGCATGGTGCGCAAAAACCAACAGCAAATCGATGAATACCGTGAACACCTAACAGGTGTGCCTAGCTTTATTATCAACGGTAAATATCAGCCAACGTTCACCTCTGATATGACCTTTGATGACATCGCTGACCTCATCGTGTGGTTATCCGAACAGAAGTAATTGCCTGTTATCAATTAGGCTTCACATTAATCCCTTAATAATTGAATGGGCGCTAAGGCGCCCATTTTTACGCCCAGGAGTTTTTTCACATGCATGCTGTTAGTGATTTCGCCGAATTCATTTGCGAACTCGATCAACTTAAAGCGGTTAAGCGTCAGATTACGCTTCCAAGTGATAACCATCGTCAGGAAAACTCTGCAGAGCACAGCTGGCATGTCGCATTAATGGCAAACATGTTAAGTGAATATGCAGCCAAGCCAATTGATATCACGCGAGTTATTCGCATGATCCTTATTCACGATATCGTAGAAATTGACGCTGGTGATATGTTTGCGTTTAACCAGCAAAGCGATCATGACGCACAAGCTGAGAAGGAACTCGCGGCCGCTAAGCGTATTTTTGGTTTGTTGCCTAGTCCACTTGATAGCGAAATGCTCGACTTATGGCTTGAGTTTGAAGCTGCAGAAACCGCTGATGCTGAATTTGCGAAAGCTATGGACCGAGTACTTCCTGTATTTCAAAATATGAAAGACAATGGAGGAAGTTGGAAGCGTCACGGTATTGCAAGAGAGAAAATTGAAGCGCGAAATGCCCATTTGAAATCTTGTGCGCCAGCACTATGGGACTATGTTATGCAGCAGTTAGATACTGCCGTTGAAAAAGGCTGGCTAAGTCGATAATGACTTAGCCAATCTGAGTCTAATTTATCTATAACGCGATGCTAGCGTCTGCAGGTTGATTCGCGCGGCGATTAAAAGCGTGTACCAACCCACATCCAAAAGCGGTTAGCATCTACTTTTATATCGCCCGCATCGTAAGTACCGTATTTGATGCCGAAGTTATACTTACCTGCAAACTTCTTGGTGTATTGAACATTGAATTCGCTACCTAAATCATCAACACCATTGCTGCTGTCGTCAGCACTGAAATCATGATAGGCCAAAAGCCACTTACCGCCGGCTAAACCACCAGAAAGTGAAAACTTAAGGTCTTGTAAGCCTTGTGTTGGCGTACCCAAAAACTGATCGGTCCAACCGTTGAACTTGTGTAGTGTGGCAAGCGGCGTAGCAAATCCATACAGTCCATCATCTGAACCCAGAACTTCATAATCGACTTTAGCGGTTACACCAGAGAAGGTTGCGGCTAAATAAGCATTTAGGTAAGACGCGTCGAAATCAGTGGCTGTTTCTCCTGCGCCGGCTTCGCTCGATTGAGTCGCAAACTCAGCGCCATAAGCCCAATTTACACTGTCACCTTTCATCTTTCCGTCATAGCTTACACCATATGTATCCAGCGCATTGTCCGTATCATTATCTACTTCTAATAAATACGCATAGGCTACAAACTTACCGATTTTCGATTTGTAAGATGCGTGAAGAATATGATCTTTTGAATCTAAATCAGCGGCTTCTGCGAAAATGCGGTTGCGCTTGTACAAATAGCTATAGAAAAGCTCTAAATTGTCTGTTGCGGCATATTTTGTACTTACGGCATCAAAGGTCTGGCGATCCTGTCTCCAGCCAACGTGACCAACGAATCTGTGGTCATCTAGCGTAATAACTTGGCGACCAACCTTGGCTGTAAAGCCATCTGTTTTGTATTGAATAAAAGCTTGGTCAACTTCGGTGGTTTCTGGGTCAGCAATGACAGAGTATTCACCCACATTGAAGCCAGTAGGCCCTACGGTAAACTCATCTTGTCCCATTACAATGCGGCTGTCTTCAACCTCAGCGGTAAATGAGAAACCATTGACACTTCCTGAGCTAAAGCCTAAACGGGTACGTAAGGTCAGCGCGCTTGCATCTTCTAATGCATTGTCTTGATCTACAGCCTCGTAACGCAAATTCAGGTCAGCCCATGCTTTTGAGTCACTTAGCGCAGAGTGAATATCAGCAGCCATCGCGCTGCCGCCTAATACTGTCATAACAGAGGCAGCAAGCATATTAATGCTTAGTTTTTTAAACGTGTTCATGCGTGTTCCCTATCGGTTTAAATTTAAATTTTTATTAGTCAGCACTTACCCAGCCAGCATTAAAACGCTGGTTGAAAAGTGAAAGTTATAGGTGGTGGGCGGTAAAACTACCGCCCTTATCAGATGCCGATAGTGCTAGGCAGCATCTGATTTCTTAGTGTCTTTTTTTTCAGATGTCACCCCGCTGGGTTTTGATGTTCCGTTGTTAGTACGTGAAGTAACGGTTTCAACCTTTTTCTGCTTATCGTATAGGAAGGTTAATACCTCATGTCGGTAGTGGTTGTATTGTTTATGGTCTGCAAGTGCTAATCTGTCTCGCGGACGAGGTAATTCAATATCTAAGATTTCGCCAATAGTGGCTGCAGGGCCATTGTTCATCATAACAATGCGGTCAGATAGCAATACTGCTTCATCCACATCATGAGTAATCATGATGACGGTATTACCTAAATCAGCATGAATTTCCATTAGCGAGTCTTGAAGATGAGCGCGTGTTAACGCGTCTAGCGCGCCGAACGGTTCGTCCATAAGTAACACTTTAGGCTCCATTGCAAGCGCGCGCGCAATACCCACACGCTGCTTCATACCACCTGAGATCTCACTTGGTAATTTATCGAGTGCGTGGGTCATGTGTACAAGCTCTAAGTTATGCATGATCCAGTCGCGCATCTCGCCTTTGCTCTTGCCTCGCATGGTCGATTTAACCGCCAGTTCAACATTTTTATATACAGTAAGCCACGGCAATAGCGAATGGTTTTGAAATACTACGGCGCGCTCTGGTCCAGGCTGCTTTACTTCAGCGCCATCTAATATCACGCCACCAGAAGTAGCCTGATGCAAACCTGCGATAATATTTAGTACCGTCGATTTTCCGCAGCCAGAGTGGCCAATTAATGAAACAAATTCACCTTTGCTAATTTTAAGATTTACATCTTGAAGCGCAGTAAATGGCCCCTTCGGTGTTGGGAAGTCGATACCTACCTGCTCTAACTCTAGGTGTTTAGTGTGCATAAATTTCTCCTCAAAATTAGCGTAATACGCTCGACTTATCCCAGCTTACCGCGCGCTGAATTGATAACATTAAGCGGTCTAAAACGAAACCAATTGCCCCAATAGTAAGCACTGCCACCATAATTCGGGCTAAAGATTCAGAACTACCGTTTTGAAACTCATCCCAGACAAACTTTCCTAACCCTGGGTTTTGGGCAAGCATCTCTGCAGCTATAAGTACCATCCACCCAATACCGAGCGATAATCGAAGCCCAGTGAAAATCATCGGAATTGAAGATGGCAGTACTATTTTCGTAAGGTGCGCAAAAGGTGTAAGACGCAGTACTTTGCTCACATTGATAAGATCTTTTTCGATGTTTGACACCCCTACTGCAGTGTTAATAAGGGTTGGCCATAAGCAGCAGAGCGAGACCGTGAAGGCGGAAGTTACAAACGACTTAGAAAACGCCGGGTCATCACTGACATAAAGTGCACTCACTACCATAGTGACTAGTGGCAACCATGCTAGTGGAGAGACAGGTTTAAATAACTGAATAAGCGGGTTTATAGCCGTGTAGGCAGATTTGCTTAAACCACACAAAATGCCTACGGGAACAGCTATTACGGATGCAATAAAAAATCCAACCATAACGGTATAAAGGCTGGTCCAAATTTGATCGAAGAAAGTGGGCGAACCGGTAAAATCTCGTATCTTCGGCTCGTAAGTAGGGTCCTGCGCCACTCTTGCCGCATTTCGAGCTTCTTGACGTTGATAAAAGGCATCTGCCTTTTCACGTTGTGCGACATGCTCGTCTATTAAAGCACCTGCTTGCTCAAAAACTTGTGCAGGGCCTGGGAATTGTCCTAACGATGTATCGATACTTTTTGCAACGCCATTCCAAATGGCCAAGAACATCAGCAAGCCAATTACAGGCAGCAACAACGCAGGCGTGGATTGGTATAAACGACTCAATAAAGAGTTTGCGTTTGACGGCGATGATGGAAGGCGAAGAATGGTTGTCATCTTGCTCATTGCTTGCTCCTGATACTTAATGTGCGCTAATGCGCTGTGAATGCCCCGCCTTCACTCAAGGGTCGACGGGGCTGCTGTACTAGACACTTACAGAACAGTGTCGCCTTTAAGACCAATATCAAATTGCTCTAAATAGGCGTTAGGTTTACTTCCATCAAACGTTACGCCATCAATAAACTCACTCTGAGGCGGCTTGTAGCCTGTTTCCGATTCAAACTCAGGGAAATCAGAGGCCTTTGCTTTGCCCTCAGCGATTAGCGCTTTAGCAGCTTGAGCATAAACTTCTGGCTTGTAGACTTTTTTGGCCGTTTCTTTGTACCAATCGTCAGACTTAGCTTCTGAAATTTGTCCCCAGCGGCGCATTTGTGTGAGATACCAAATTGCATCACTGTAGTATGGATAAGTGGCGTTGTAGCGGAAGAACACATTAAAGTCTGGCACCTCACGCTTATCACCTTTTTCGTATTCGAAGGTGCCCGTCATGCTGTTAGCCAGTACGTCTTCGTCTGCGCCAACGTAGTTGCTTTTAGCAAGAATTTTTACTGCTTCAGGACGGTTAGCATTGTCGTTTTCATCCAACCACATTGCTGCACGAATTAAGGCTTTTACCACGCGAATGTGAGTATTTGGATACTTATCAGCCCAACCTTGGCTTACGCCAAATACTTTTTCTGGGTTGTTTTTCCAGATTTCATAATCGGTAATTACAGGTACACCAATACCTTTAAACACCGCTTGTTGGTTCCATGGCTCACCTACGCAGTAGCCATAAATAGTGCCCGCTTCCATTGTCGCCGGCATTTGAGGTGGTGGCGTTACAGACAATAGCGCTTGTGCATCGATTTGGCCTGCGGTATCCCCCTTATGAGGGGCGTAATAGCCTGGGTGAATGCCACCTGCAGCTAGCCAATAACGCAGTTCGTAGTTGTGGGTAGACACAGGAAATACCATGCCCATATTGAAGGGTTTCCCAGCGTTGCGGTATTCATCAACGACCGGTTTAAGGTAATCAGCTTTGATTGGATGAACTGGCTTACCATCTTCCTGTGGAATGTGGGCCTTCATTTTTTCCCAAATCTCATTTGATACAGTAATACCATTGCCGTTTAGGTCCATGCTAAACGCAGTAACAACATGAGATTCCGTACCAAAGCCAATAGTCGCGCCCAGTGGCTGACCTGCAAGCATATGCGCGCCATCTAGCTGGCCATCAATAACCCGATCAAGAAGCACTTTCCAGTTAGCTTGGGCTTCTAATGTGACGTAAAGCCCTTCATCTTCGAAAAAGCCTTTTTCATAGGCCACTGCAAGCGGCGCCATATCTGTCAGTTTAATAAAGCCAAACTTCAGCTCTTCTTTCTCTGGCCATCCTACTGCGGGCGCTTGTGCTGAAACAGATGTTGAAAATGTTGCTACAGAGACGACAAGTGCAGCACAAACGCTAGCGCCCACCGTTCTAAAGCGTTCTAGTAATGATGTTGCCTTTAATCCAGTCATACATGTTCCTCGTAGCCAAAAAAAAACCCACCAGCTAAAGACATTTCACTGTCTAGCATGGTGGGCTTCGTTGCCGTGTTAGTAACATCGGAGTAATTACTAACGCATCAAGTTGTATTGGTAAGTCAGGAATTCCCGCTCACACACCTCATCTTAAAGGGAGGTTATATAAAAGCTTTAGCTTAATAAAACCATCTTTTTTATTGTTATTATCATTTGCCACAAATGCTGGAGAAGATGGAGCTTCCTTACTACTCTCCACTGATTCCTAACAATTTTTCTTATTCACACTATGGAAAATGTTGTGCTTTACACGATGCACGAACAGCCGTGTAGCATTCGCTGCCCTATACGGCAACGTTATTTTGCACGTTTTACTTAGCAGTCAACGTGCCAAAATTTTAAGCTACTGATTATTATATTAATAATTTGAAACCGGGGCGTATGATTAGCACAAAAAGAAAGGTTTGGTGCACCAAAACGGTGGAGGTGTTCAACCATGGTGCGAGTAAATAGGCACCACGATTGAATTAATCCGAATGGACAGGTGAGCTCAATTCGAGGGGTAGGCGCTTTGTTCTACAGACGTTTAGTAAACTGTCCGATAGCGTTAACTACCTCGTTCGCTCCACTTTGAATTTCACCCATCGCGTTACCTGATTGGGTTGAATATTCTAATGCATCGCGGGCTTTTTCTTGCCCAGCCTCGATAAGCTGAACGGCATTTTCAGTAAGTTTCCTGTTCTCTACCACCACATTTACTATTTCTTCCGTAGCGCTACTTGTCCGTGAGGCCAATTGTCTTACTTCATCTGCCACCACAGCAAACCCTCTACCTTGATCTCCTGCACGAGCGGCTTCAATAGCGGCGTTTAGCGCAAGTAAATTGGTTTGATCGGCAATTCCGCTAATACTTTTAACCAAATCAGCAACTTTTTGAGATTGCTCATCAAGGTCTTTAATGCCTTCGCTCGCATTACCCATCTGGGTAGTAAGTTCGTTCATTGCTTTCACTGTAGCATTGAGAACTTCACTACCTTTGCGGGCTTGCTCTCCCGTCTCTTGCGATATGTTAAACGCCACGTTAGCCGCCTCAGATATAGCGAATTCACGCTGCATTTGCTCAGTAATGACAGTGGCAAACTTGACGACTTTATAAAAGTTTCCGTCTTCATTTCTAATTGGGTTATACGACGCTTCTAACCAGACTTCGTTGCCCCTACTGTCTATTCGCTTAAACCTACCTGACTCTAACTTCCCTTGAGCTAAGTCCCTCCAGAAGTGCTTATATTCTTCTGAGTTAGCTTCTTGTTCGGTACAGAAGATTCTGTGATGCTTACCTTCTATCTGCTCCAAGGTGTAACCCATACCTTTAAGAAAGTTGTCATTCGCTGTTATTATCGTTCCATCTAAATTGAACTCAATGACAGCAGATGAACGATGGAGAGCAGCAATCATGTCGCGAAGTTCGTTGCTATGCGTAATATTTCGCGTTTGTTCGGCCATGTAGAAGGCGATATATTTTACGCTACCCTGCGCATCATCAACGGGCTGCACAATACCTCGCACCCATATTTCTTGGCCTTTCGCATCCATAAAGCTAACAGCACCGTGCCAATGGCGATGCGTTTTTATAGCTCCGAGCATATCCTGGGCGGCAGGCTTTCTGAGCGCATTTTGGCTCATCATACTTTCAAGAGACTTTCCTTCTAATTCACCTATTGAGTAGCCAGTTGCTTGAGAACACAAGTCGTTAATAGTATTAACTCTGCCGTCAGGGCTTAACTCTATGTAAAGCATCTCTTCGCGAAGCTCTTCCTGAACTGTTTGATATGCCTCAATTTCTTTTTGCAAACGTGAGTTGTCAGCTATCAACTCTTTATTTTTAAAAAACATTCTCTGCTCCTGATGAACTAAGCGGCGCTTATTCTTCAGCATGTAAGCTTTCGGCGATACAGTCTTTGACAGATAGACCCTGCTCCGTCACTCGCAATTACGCTTAGTGTCTGAAACGATAAGCTAAATTTTTTTGGTTTTGATTAAAGATAGCAGAGGAATTGAAGTTTATACCAATCCGCATAGATAATTGCCCACTCAGAAGGCGCTGGCAAGTTTCCTAGCGAAGCGTGGGAATGCAGGAAGGCTAGAATGGCATTGCCGTTTTTTGTCTTTTTGACCAAAGCAGCCTTGCTTGCGACAAGGCATCTGCAGCATCACAATTTTGAAGAAGCACTAAGTAGCTGGCTAGTGTACTTAATATGGCTTGTTCACCGTAAAGGCTACTCGCTTTACCCGCCCAAACATCTAGCATATCGTCTACGTTCATATGTTTGTCTTTAAGCGCCCATTTGTCGGCAACCACCGGCATTATTACTTCTTCAGTTTTACCATTTCGGGTAATGAATAGTTCGGTTTCCCTCTCTCCGTTTACCTCAGGGTCGCCACCGTCGCCGCGAAAGCAGAGGGCGTTAATCGACGGGTAATTTTCATTTACACGGCAGTGCTTATGGTCAAGATGCATGTGGTACACCCCCTGCACACAAAACTCTGCGCCAGTGGGGTTCAATAACCTGGCTAGAGTGTTGGCACA
This genomic window contains:
- a CDS encoding thiol:disulfide interchange protein DsbA/DsbL translates to MKKFAVMFVMAILLPLTACAQEPASKWKEGTHYKVLDKEATDKPVITEYFSFWCPHCFQFEPIVAQIKEKKSDGTKFNKVHVNFMRFTGPEVQDDATKAMLIARAMKQEDAMNNAIFNYIHKQRASITGLKDLRNIFVVNGVDGAEFDKMAKSFGVNSMVRKNQQQIDEYREHLTGVPSFIINGKYQPTFTSDMTFDDIADLIVWLSEQK
- a CDS encoding HD domain-containing protein; translated protein: MHAVSDFAEFICELDQLKAVKRQITLPSDNHRQENSAEHSWHVALMANMLSEYAAKPIDITRVIRMILIHDIVEIDAGDMFAFNQQSDHDAQAEKELAAAKRIFGLLPSPLDSEMLDLWLEFEAAETADAEFAKAMDRVLPVFQNMKDNGGSWKRHGIAREKIEARNAHLKSCAPALWDYVMQQLDTAVEKGWLSR
- a CDS encoding alginate export family protein, with translation MNTFKKLSINMLAASVMTVLGGSAMAADIHSALSDSKAWADLNLRYEAVDQDNALEDASALTLRTRLGFSSGSVNGFSFTAEVEDSRIVMGQDEFTVGPTGFNVGEYSVIADPETTEVDQAFIQYKTDGFTAKVGRQVITLDDHRFVGHVGWRQDRQTFDAVSTKYAATDNLELFYSYLYKRNRIFAEAADLDSKDHILHASYKSKIGKFVAYAYLLEVDNDTDNALDTYGVSYDGKMKGDSVNWAYGAEFATQSSEAGAGETATDFDASYLNAYLAATFSGVTAKVDYEVLGSDDGLYGFATPLATLHKFNGWTDQFLGTPTQGLQDLKFSLSGGLAGGKWLLAYHDFSADDSSNGVDDLGSEFNVQYTKKFAGKYNFGIKYGTYDAGDIKVDANRFWMWVGTRF
- a CDS encoding ABC transporter ATP-binding protein; the encoded protein is MHTKHLELEQVGIDFPTPKGPFTALQDVNLKISKGEFVSLIGHSGCGKSTVLNIIAGLHQATSGGVILDGAEVKQPGPERAVVFQNHSLLPWLTVYKNVELAVKSTMRGKSKGEMRDWIMHNLELVHMTHALDKLPSEISGGMKQRVGIARALAMEPKVLLMDEPFGALDALTRAHLQDSLMEIHADLGNTVIMITHDVDEAVLLSDRIVMMNNGPAATIGEILDIELPRPRDRLALADHKQYNHYRHEVLTFLYDKQKKVETVTSRTNNGTSKPSGVTSEKKDTKKSDAA
- a CDS encoding ABC transporter permease, with translation MSKMTTILRLPSSPSNANSLLSRLYQSTPALLLPVIGLLMFLAIWNGVAKSIDTSLGQFPGPAQVFEQAGALIDEHVAQREKADAFYQRQEARNAARVAQDPTYEPKIRDFTGSPTFFDQIWTSLYTVMVGFFIASVIAVPVGILCGLSKSAYTAINPLIQLFKPVSPLAWLPLVTMVVSALYVSDDPAFSKSFVTSAFTVSLCCLWPTLINTAVGVSNIEKDLINVSKVLRLTPFAHLTKIVLPSSIPMIFTGLRLSLGIGWMVLIAAEMLAQNPGLGKFVWDEFQNGSSESLARIMVAVLTIGAIGFVLDRLMLSIQRAVSWDKSSVLR
- a CDS encoding CmpA/NrtA family ABC transporter substrate-binding protein, yielding MTGLKATSLLERFRTVGASVCAALVVSVATFSTSVSAQAPAVGWPEKEELKFGFIKLTDMAPLAVAYEKGFFEDEGLYVTLEAQANWKVLLDRVIDGQLDGAHMLAGQPLGATIGFGTESHVVTAFSMDLNGNGITVSNEIWEKMKAHIPQEDGKPVHPIKADYLKPVVDEYRNAGKPFNMGMVFPVSTHNYELRYWLAAGGIHPGYYAPHKGDTAGQIDAQALLSVTPPPQMPATMEAGTIYGYCVGEPWNQQAVFKGIGVPVITDYEIWKNNPEKVFGVSQGWADKYPNTHIRVVKALIRAAMWLDENDNANRPEAVKILAKSNYVGADEDVLANSMTGTFEYEKGDKREVPDFNVFFRYNATYPYYSDAIWYLTQMRRWGQISEAKSDDWYKETAKKVYKPEVYAQAAKALIAEGKAKASDFPEFESETGYKPPQSEFIDGVTFDGSKPNAYLEQFDIGLKGDTVL
- a CDS encoding methyl-accepting chemotaxis protein, coding for MQREFAISEAANVAFNISQETGEQARKGSEVLNATVKAMNELTTQMGNASEGIKDLDEQSQKVADLVKSISGIADQTNLLALNAAIEAARAGDQGRGFAVVADEVRQLASRTSSATEEIVNVVVENRKLTENAVQLIEAGQEKARDALEYSTQSGNAMGEIQSGANEVVNAIGQFTKRL